One window of the Rosa rugosa chromosome 3, drRosRugo1.1, whole genome shotgun sequence genome contains the following:
- the LOC133740283 gene encoding peptidyl-prolyl cis-trans isomerase CYP40, with amino-acid sequence MGERPRCFLDISIGGELEGRIVIELYDHVVPKTAENFRALCTGEKGIGPNTGVPLHYKGNRFHRVVKGFMIQGGDISAGDGTGGESIYGLKFEDENFESKHERKGMLSMANAGPNTNGSQFFITTTRTAHLDGKHVVFGKVVKGMGVVRSIEHISTGEGGDSPTVDVVIEDCGEIPEGADDGISNLFKDGDTYPDWPADLDNSPDELSWWMTSVDSIKAFGNEYFKKQDYKMALRKYRKSLRYLDICWEKDGIDEEKSSSLRKTKSQIFTNSSACKLKLGDLKGALLDTDFAMRDGENNVKALFRQGQAYIALNDIDAAVESFKKALDLEPTDAGIKKELAAAKKKISSRHDQEKKAYSKMFQK; translated from the exons ATGGGGGAGAGGCCACGGTGCTTTCTGGACATTAGCATAGGAGGAGAGCTTGAAGGACGGATAGTGATCGAGCTTTACGATCATGTGGTGCCCAAAACGGCAGAGAATTTCAGAGCTCTCTGTACTGGTGAGAAAGGCATTGGTCCCAATACTGGTGTCCCCCTCCACTACAAG GGAAACCGTTTTCATCGTGTTGTCAAAGGCTTTATGATACAAGGGGGTGATATTTCTGCTGGAGATGGCACGGGGGGAGAGTCTATCTATGGGTTGAAGTTTGAAGATGAAAATTTTGAATCGAAACATGAAAGGAAAGGCATGTTATCCATGGCCAATGCTGGTCCGAACACCAATGGGTCTCAGTTTTTTATCACAACAACTCGCACTGCTCATTTAGATGGGAAACATGTTGTGTTTGGGAAGGTAGTGAAAGGCATGGGAGTGGTTCGTTCAATAGAGCACATTTCTACTGGTGAGGGCGGTGATTCTCCGACTGTTGATGTTGTTATTGAGGATTGTGGAGAAATTCCTGAGGGGGCTGATGATGGAATATCTAATTTATTCAAAGATGGTGACACTTATCCTGATTGGCCAGCCGACCTGGATAATAGTCCTGATGAGCTTTCTTGGTGGATGACTTCTGTAGATTCAATCAAGGCTTTTGGTAATGAATATTTCAAG AAACAAGACTACAAGATGGCTCTCAGAAAGTATCGGAAATCTTTGCGCTATCTCGATATTTGTTGGGAGAAAGATGGAATTGATGAAG AGAAGAGTTCAAGTTTGAGAAAAACCAAGTCACAGATTTTCACTAACAGCTCT GCTTGTAAATTGAAATTGGGGGACCTGAAAGGAGCACTGTTAGACACTGACTTTGCAATGAGGGATGGAGAAAATAATGTTAAGGCTTTGTTTCGACAAGGTCAG GCATACATAGCACTTAATGATATTGATGCTGCAGTTGAGAGCTTCAAAAAGGCATTGGATTTGGAGCCCACTGATG CTGGAATAAAAAAGGAGCTTGCTGCTGCTAAGAAGAAG aTTTCTAGTAGACATGATCAGGAGAAGAAGGCCTACAGCAAGATGTTTCAGAAATAG